The following proteins come from a genomic window of Sphingosinicella flava:
- the mazG gene encoding nucleoside triphosphate pyrophosphohydrolase — protein sequence MNELDELRGTSLPELVRIMARLRDPEAGCAWDREQTFETIAPYTLEEAYEVADAIDRRDMAALKDELGDLQLQVVYHARIAEEAGTFTLDDVIVGICDKMIRRHPHVFGNAAESPGWEALKAEERGGHDDKSALAGVALALPALKRAEKIQRRAARVGFDWPDASGPRAKIDEELAEIEAAGTADERIAEVGDLLFSVVNYARHLGIDPEAALRDATARFERRFRKVEDMAEKPLSGLNIDRLEALWQKAKAAS from the coding sequence ATGAACGAATTGGACGAATTACGGGGAACTTCCCTGCCGGAACTTGTACGAATTATGGCGCGATTGCGCGATCCGGAAGCTGGCTGCGCATGGGACCGCGAACAGACGTTTGAAACCATCGCGCCTTATACGCTTGAGGAAGCCTACGAAGTCGCCGATGCCATCGATCGCCGCGACATGGCCGCGCTCAAGGACGAACTCGGCGATCTCCAGCTCCAGGTCGTCTACCATGCGCGTATCGCCGAAGAAGCTGGCACTTTCACGCTGGATGACGTGATCGTCGGCATCTGTGACAAGATGATCCGCCGCCACCCGCATGTCTTTGGCAATGCGGCGGAAAGTCCCGGTTGGGAAGCCTTGAAGGCCGAAGAGCGCGGCGGTCATGACGATAAAAGTGCGCTGGCTGGCGTCGCGCTTGCGCTCCCGGCTCTGAAACGCGCCGAGAAGATCCAGCGCCGCGCCGCGCGGGTCGGTTTCGACTGGCCTGACGCTAGCGGCCCGCGCGCCAAGATCGATGAGGAACTGGCTGAAATCGAAGCCGCTGGAACGGCTGATGAAAGAATTGCCGAGGTCGGGGATCTGCTCTTTTCGGTGGTCAACTATGCTCGCCATCTCGGTATCGATCCCGAAGCTGCATTGCGGGACGCCACGGCACGCTTTGAACGGCGCTTCCGCAAAGTGGAAGATATGGCAGAGAAGCCGTTGTCAGGCCTTAATATCGATCGGCTCGAAGCCCTTTGGCAGAAGGCGAAGGCGGCTAGCTGA